From the Drosophila sechellia strain sech25 chromosome X, ASM438219v1, whole genome shotgun sequence genome, the window agttttgtgcggtttgtgggcgttagagtgggcgtgacaacatgggtcaacaaacttgcgctgcgtgtTTGTcatagaatctgtatgctgaatctcagaGTTCTAACTTTTATAGTTCCAGACGGACATggtcagatcgactcggctattgatccagatcaagaatatatatactttatacgatcggaaacgcttccttttGCCTGTTACATATTTTACAACGAATCTAGtttacccttttactctacgagtagcgggtataaaaaatataaaactctCGGTAAAACTTGTACGATCACAAATTCATAAACaatatcaaatatttataagcaTCTACAGTTTCTCCCGGCAATTACAACATATAAATGTTTGCCGGATCTACGTCCAATGATTGTGTTCCTATTTGGGCGATGATCTTTTGAAAACTTGAATCTCCAGCCACGATGAGGACGCGCTGTCCGGGAATCGCGGGATTGAGGTGGGTTGCTAGTTCGGCGGCATCTAATCGGGACACCTTTGCCGTCTCCTTGTAGCGTAGATTGTCCCGGAGCTGAGGGCACTGCTGGGCACAGTGGCCCGCCTCCTGGCAAGCGGAGGAGTCACACTGCTGATGCGGCAGGTGGAGGCAGCTCCTGTAGTTCCAGAACTGGGCGAACTCAAGCATCTCCTCGCGAAAGTAGACATGCTGCAGGTCACGAGCGCACACCAAATGCCACAGGCGACTCATATCTTCCTCGTTGTCCAGCACCTGCCGAACCAGCGGCAGAGTGGGTGCAATAGCAACTCCCTGGGCGATAATATAGATGCACTTGGCCGGCTGTGGATCGTGTACGTATTGCCCGATGGGACCACGGAATTCCAGCAGATCGTCGGGCTGTACAGCTTGCAGGTGCCGAGACATTGGTCCCTCCGGCTGCAGCTTCACCAGGATGCGGAACTCTTTGGCCACAAAGTCGCTCCAATACGGCGAATACGGACGCAGCAGGCAGCCGACGCGCGGAGTTCTAAAAATTCGAAACTTAAgttctaaaaatacaaacataatGAATGAATCTGTCGCTTTATCAGACTAGATAGTCGTTTCAAGTCGTTTTCACTTACCGTACTAGCAATTAGATTGCCATCGTAATCTCATATAATCGTCAATTCCTACGACATTCTAGTTGTATTAGCGCATATATATCACATCAGTCTATATAAGTTGCATTTGCCATTCGAATCGATGTTTTAATCGTAGGAATTTCTATTGACCTCCAAGATAAGGGGCTGATTGGTGTTTATCCGGAGCCTTTTTTGTTTGAGGCCTTGAGGCCCCATCATTTGTGTGGTGGCTGTTGTTTTTCACAGCTTTCTCTTTTTCAAGTTGTC encodes:
- the LOC116802073 gene encoding NADH-cytochrome b5 reductase-like; the protein is MSTPRVGCLLRPYSPYWSDFVAKEFRILVKLQPEGPMSRHLQAVQPDDLLEFRGPIGQYVHDPQPAKCIYIIAQGVAIAPTLPLVRQVLDNEEDMSRLWHLVCARDLQHVYFREEMLEFAQFWNYRSCLHLPHQQCDSSACQEAGHCAQQCPQLRDNLRYKETAKVSRLDAAELATHLNPAIPGQRVLIVAGDSSFQKIIAQIGTQSLDVDPANIYML